A genomic segment from Acyrthosiphon pisum isolate AL4f chromosome A3, pea_aphid_22Mar2018_4r6ur, whole genome shotgun sequence encodes:
- the LOC100575759 gene encoding uncharacterized protein LOC100575759: MFLFTIDFLKNAVVFIPLSFIIYIVVKRNLKIASQNVISIESEESCIPEILYFESMSTEDKLKKIDNELRKIEKYLTPEKVLNVSHKCLTEIQLLKLKICKSYQFEQVELDNAISWLEKPAETRGKYRTVAREEDKIESHEIDDVKRVIKRLIAKRASDGVSMIDAAENSADTDDVAEVENKYETDGDNVTPQNSSSEAIERETVKIPDVNLEKILEVRNMFDRLLPIAKTWSLKLFDDMLATIKMVYVTLMLIRRSIFNQNSWTNTINPAASKLSKKLIFIQTNVNDDDGVTSIDVSLLPTLLGSSLPQVQRAGPTGYFARFTAAAKRMAGRLFGIQS; the protein is encoded by the coding sequence atgtttttatttacaatagattttcttaaaaatgccGTAGTATTTATTCCACtctcttttattatttacatagtgGTGAAACGAAACTTAAAAATTGCATCACAAAATGTGATAAGTATCGAATCGGAGGAGAGCTGCATACCAGAAATACTATACTTTGAAAGTATGTCCACTGaagataagttaaaaaaaatcgataacgAACTtcgtaaaattgaaaaatatttaacacctGAAAAAGTGTTAAACGTTTCACATAAATGTCTGACGGAAATTCAACTGCTGAAACTCAAAATCTGTAAATCGTATCAGTTCGAACAGGTCGAACTCGATAACGCGATCTCATGGCTAGAAAAACCTGCGGAAACTCGTGGTAAATATAGAACGGTAGCTCGCGAGGAAGACAAAATCGAGAGCCACGAAATTGATGACGTAAAGAGAGTTATTAAACGATTGATTGCGAAGAGAGCGTCCGACGGTGTATCGATGATAGACGCTGCGGAAAATTCGGCTGACACCGATGATGTGGCAGAAGTCGAGAATAAATATGAAACCGACGGCGATAACGTTACGCCTCAAAACTCTTCTTCGGAAGCAATCGAAAGGGAAACGGTCAAAATTCCGGACGTAAATTTAGAGAAAATATTAGAGGTTAGGAATATGTTTGATCGGTTATTGCCCATCGCGAAAACGTGGTCGCTAAAACTGTTTGACGATATGTTGGCGACGATAAAAATGGTGTACGTGACGTTGATGCTCATCCGTCGTTCGATATTCAACCAGAACAGTTGGACGAATACGATAAACCCAGCGGCGTCCAAACTGTCGAAGAAATTGATTTTCATCCAGACCAATgtcaacgacgacgacggcgtgACGTCCATAGATGTATCGTTATTACCGACTCTTCTGGGTTCATCCTTGCCGCAAGTGCAGCGCGCCGGCCCGACGGGATATTTTGCCAGGTTCACTGCGGCTGCAAAACGGATGGCAGGACGACTGTTTGGCATTCAATCCTGA
- the LOC100164849 gene encoding uncharacterized protein LOC100164849, with amino-acid sequence MVAQKFLSLMLAGLLIASSANAGPIAAGICYAGCAGVTVACFAAAGFTFGTVPGAVIAATPALAACNAAFGICEASCVAALVVPVP; translated from the coding sequence ATGGTTGCACAAAAATTTTTGTCTTTGATGTTGGCCGGGCTGTTAATCGCATCTTCAGCCAATGCTGGACCGATTGCAGCTGGAATTTGCTATGCTGGATGTGCTGGCGTGACGGTTGCATGCTTCGCTGCCGCCGGGTTTACGTTTGGCACTGTCCCTGGAGCAGTGATTGCTGCTACACCCGCGTTGGCTGCGTGCAATGCAGCATTTGGGATTTGTGAAGCAAGCTGTGTGGCAGCATTAGTTGTACCCGTACCGTAA